In the Synechococcus sp. MU1643 genome, CTGTGAACGCTGCAGTGGCAAGACAGCTCGTGTGTTCCGGGTGCAGCCATTCTTGATCAACCTGATGCAGGGGGTGGCGTCCTTCTTTGAACCCGCCGTCAACGTGGCAGAGAGGTTGGCTTTCGCTGAGGTCACCGGCAGCGGTCAGACCCTGGATGCCCCTATGCAAAACAGCTATGCCGCCTTCGGTCTTGAGGCCTCGGAGGCCACGGACATGGAGGGCTACATCGGCGAGTACTACGACACGATCCTGAAGCGCCTGCGCGAAATGGAAGCCGATCTCGACAAAGATGCGAAGAAAAAGCTGCCTTTCTGAACCTTGATCCCTCTTGGTTCTTTTGTACTATCGCCTTAACTAATTCCTACCTTATGGCTGTCGCTCAGCTCAAAAACCTGCAGCGGCGTCTGCAGCTGTTGTCGGATGAGGCGGAACAGGGCCTCAACCGCGTTTGCGGCCATGAGCTATGGAAGTCGGTGGGCCCCGATGCGGTGGATGGTATGGCTGATCCCGACCGACGGGCCGAGGCCAACTACTGGTATGGCCAGTGGAATGTGGTGCGTGAGCTGCAGGAGGCAATCGGCTGATGGCGGAGTCGTGTTGTTCGTCCCCAGTGCCGCAGTCTCTGGATCAAACTCAGGCGGTTGAAGCCCGCTATGGAGCTGCTGCCCAAGAGCAGGAACCCTGCCTTTGCACCCCGGTCGGCTTCGACCCTGCCCTGCTCAGGGTGATTCCGGAAGCTGTCATTGACCGTGATTACGGCTGTGGTGATCCCACCCGTTGGGTCAAGCAGGGGGACCGCGTGCTCGACCTGGGCAGCGGCAGCGGCAAAAACGCCTTCATCTGTAGCCAAATCGTCGGGGCATCTGGTCATGTGACCGGAGTGGATCGCAACGCCGACATGCTGGCCCTGTCGCGTGAAGCGATCCCGGTTGTTGCCTCAGCCGTGGGGTTCGACAACGTCCGTTTTGTTGATGGAGCCATCGAAGCCCTGGATGCCCCCACGGCAACAGGTGAACCCCTGATCGCTGATGGTTCGATCGATGTGGTGCTGAGCAACTGTGTGCTCAACCTGGTGAACCCGTCGGCACGGGACAGGCTTCTGGCCAACATTCGGCGGGTCCTGCTCCCCGGTGGTCGCGTCGCCATCAGCGACATCGTTTGCGATCAGGTGGTGCCCCTGCGGTTGCAGCAGGACCCTGATCTCTGGAGCGGTTGCATCAGCGGCGCCTGGCAAGAGCAGGCGTTCCTGAAGGCCTTTGAAGCTCTTGGCTTTGAGCAAGTTCGCTACGCCGATCGGAGTGAGCAGCCCTGGCGTGTGGTGGAAGACATTGAATTCCGGGCGGTCACCCTCGTCGGCGTCCTCCCCGCCGAGGCCCAGCGCTCGAGCTGCTGCTGATCAGGCGGTTCAGCCGTTCCTGTTCGACAGCCGTCACCGCACGCCAAGTACCGGGTTGAAGGCCCGCGAGGTCCAGCGCTGGACCGTTGTCCATTAAGTCGATACAGCAGCGCACCAAACGCAACGTTGGCAGGCCAACAGCAGCTGTCATCCGGCGCACTTGCCGGTTGCGCCCCTCGGTGAGGGACAGCTGCAGCCAACTTGTGGGAATCGCAGCGCGGTAACGAATTGGAGGGGTTCTGTCGGGCAACTGCAGTTGCTCCTGACCCTGAAGCCAGTGCACTTTCGCAGGCAAGGTGCGGCGCCCCTGAACCACAACCCCATCGCGAAGCTGTTGCAGTTGATCGGTGTTGGGGGTTCCTTCCACCTGCGCCCAGTAGCTGCGCCAGTGCCCAAAGCGAGGGTCAGTGAGGCGCTGTTGCAGTCGGCCATTGTTGGTGAGGATCAGCAGCCCCTCGCTGTCGGCGTCGAGGCGTCCTGCGGCATACACCTCGGGCACATCAACAAAGTCGCTCAGGCAACGCCAGCGGCTTCCTTCTTCCGGCGTGAATTGACTTAAAACCCCGAAGGGCTTGTTCAGCAGCAACGTCGTCAAGTCAGCTTGCGTTTTCGCGCATCCTCCACAGGTTGACCACGCCAATGGAGATCAGCAGCAGGCCGAGATCCAGGCTCAACGGGGGGAGAATCACGGACGGCGGATGTGTGTCGGCGTTGGAGCCTAAGGGCTGTGTTCTCTCTGCGGGGTGCAAGTGGCCTTCTAAACTGACTTCAGCAAGACAGAACTGGCGACCAGCGCATGATCGAAACCTCGGGTGTGATCGAGAAGGAACAGGGCAACGGGTTCTATCTGGTCACCCTCGAGCAGCCTGCTGGTCACCAATGCCTCTGCAGAGCCGCTGGAAAGCTCACCAAGTTCCGGATCAAATTGCTTGCTGGTGACAAGGTGCTGGTGGAGATCAGCCCCTACGACCTCACCCGCGGCCGAATCACCTACCGAGAGCGCAATGCCGGTGCTCCTGGCGGTCGTCCCGGCGGCAACCGTCCCGGCGGACCGCGCCGTCGCTGAGGGCCGCTGCCCTCAGGCGGGTGTCTGAAGACAAGCTTCAATTGCAGCTTTGAATTCACTGCGCTGTTTTACGCCGCGCCACTGCTTGACCATCGCCTTGTTGTGGAACAGCTGCACGGTGGGTGTGCCATTCACTCCGGCCTGTTCGGCGATCTCCTGATCGGCCTCGATGTCGATGACAACGGCCTGGGCGGATCCAGCAAGTTCTTGAATCACCCGCTGCAACTGGGGCTTCAGCACGTGGCAAGGCCCGCAGCTGGGTGAGGTGTAAATCACCAGCAGAGGCTTGGCGCTGTCGTGGTAGAGCTTGCGTAGGGCAAAGCTTCCTTTCTGCCACAGCCCTTGGGGGTCGTAGGTGGCTTCTGTGGTCACATCCACATTCACAGGACGTTCTGCCACCGCCGGCTCCACCTGCTCACGCTGCACCCGAGTGGCCAGGTTGTGGTGACTCAGCCAGCGCTCCGCTGCCAAGGCCGCCTTGCATCCACTGCCAGCTGCGGTGATGCCCTGTCGCCATTCGGCATCGGCCACATCCCCGGCTGCGAAGACGCCTTCCATTGACGTCTCCGGCCGTCCCGGCTCCGTTGTCAGATAACCCTTCCGGTCCAGATCCAATTGCCCATGAAGCAGATCGGTGTTTGGGGTGTGTCCGATGGCATAGAAGAGGCCTTTGACGGAGAGGGTGGTTGAGCTGCCCTCAACGCGATTGCGCAGGGTCATCGACTGCATCCAGTCGTCCCCGCTCACGTCATCGATCTCACTGTTCCAGTGCACCGTGATCGCGTCGTTGGCAAACACCCGATCAGCCATGGCGGCACTGGCGCGGAGTTTGTCGGAGCGCACCACCAGATGCACATGGCTTCCGTATTTGGTCAGATACACCGCCTCTTCACAGGCGGAGTCACCGCCGCCCACCACGGCGAGTTCCTCATTGCGGAACTGAGGTGTGGCGCCGTCACAGATCGCGCAGGCGCTAATACCTTTGCTCCAGAAGGTTTCCTCCGAGGGCAGTTGGAGACGGTTGGCACTGGCGCCGGTGGCAACCACCAGGGCGTGGGTGCGGATGGTCTGTCCTTCGACCTCAAGGCGATAGGGCTTGGCGCTGAGATCAATGCTGTCGGCATCCGCTTCCAGCAGGTGGGTGCCCCACCGCACCGCCTGGGCCTTCATTAAGTCCATCAGATCGGGGCCGAGCACACCGTCAGGGAAGCCCGGGAAATTCTCAACATGGGTAGTGGTCATCAACTGGCCGCCAGGGATTCCGCCGCGTTGAAATCCAGTGACCAGAAGCGGTTGCAGGTTGGCCCTTGCTGCATAGATGGCAGCTGTGTAACCGGCTGGCCCTGAGCCAACGATGACCAGATTTTCGATGTGATCCTGACCGGCTTGACCCACCGCTTAAGCGAACTGACTATGAGTTAAATCTAAAGCCCTGTCAGAAGCCTGCGTGAGGAAATGCTTGAGGATGAACGAATGGGATTTAGAAGAGTTTAAGAAAATATTCAGATTTCGACTTGTGAGTCGTTGGAGGTGGGGTCGTGAATCGGGCGTCGTTTGCTTGGGTTGCGCGGAACCGCCAAAACATTGGCCTCAAGCATCTCAACGTTTTCACCGATGCATGTGATCCATTCGCAGAATTCTTGCGTTATCGCGTAACTGTCTTCATAGCGCTCTTCCTTGTCCAGGACTGCAATGCGAGTGGATGCCCAGCCCGTTGCAACGACGATCCGACGTTCCATTGCAGCGTCCATGACTATCTCCTCGACGTTGATCAGGTTGACGGATTGGGGGCCCCATTCGACCGTCCATTTGCAGATATTCGCATTTTCCTCTGGCTAATGCTGTGCTCAGCGCTGCAAAAAAGCGGGCAATTCGGGCGTTTTTAGCCGGATGACAGCGCCGGCTCCGTCCTCCACGGCTTCCAGGGGAAGGCTTGGTCCGCGCCAGGCTCCGACCTCCAGCTGCTCGTCCTTGGCCGCCTGCTCATGAGGG is a window encoding:
- a CDS encoding methyltransferase domain-containing protein, which translates into the protein MAESCCSSPVPQSLDQTQAVEARYGAAAQEQEPCLCTPVGFDPALLRVIPEAVIDRDYGCGDPTRWVKQGDRVLDLGSGSGKNAFICSQIVGASGHVTGVDRNADMLALSREAIPVVASAVGFDNVRFVDGAIEALDAPTATGEPLIADGSIDVVLSNCVLNLVNPSARDRLLANIRRVLLPGGRVAISDIVCDQVVPLRLQQDPDLWSGCISGAWQEQAFLKAFEALGFEQVRYADRSEQPWRVVEDIEFRAVTLVGVLPAEAQRSSCC
- a CDS encoding pseudouridine synthase, whose product is MTTLLLNKPFGVLSQFTPEEGSRWRCLSDFVDVPEVYAAGRLDADSEGLLILTNNGRLQQRLTDPRFGHWRSYWAQVEGTPNTDQLQQLRDGVVVQGRRTLPAKVHWLQGQEQLQLPDRTPPIRYRAAIPTSWLQLSLTEGRNRQVRRMTAAVGLPTLRLVRCCIDLMDNGPALDLAGLQPGTWRAVTAVEQERLNRLISSSSSAGPRRGGRRRG
- the infA gene encoding translation initiation factor IF-1; translation: MIETSGVIEKEQGNGFYLVTLEQPAGHQCLCRAAGKLTKFRIKLLAGDKVLVEISPYDLTRGRITYRERNAGAPGGRPGGNRPGGPRRR
- the trxB gene encoding thioredoxin-disulfide reductase is translated as MGQAGQDHIENLVIVGSGPAGYTAAIYAARANLQPLLVTGFQRGGIPGGQLMTTTHVENFPGFPDGVLGPDLMDLMKAQAVRWGTHLLEADADSIDLSAKPYRLEVEGQTIRTHALVVATGASANRLQLPSEETFWSKGISACAICDGATPQFRNEELAVVGGGDSACEEAVYLTKYGSHVHLVVRSDKLRASAAMADRVFANDAITVHWNSEIDDVSGDDWMQSMTLRNRVEGSSTTLSVKGLFYAIGHTPNTDLLHGQLDLDRKGYLTTEPGRPETSMEGVFAAGDVADAEWRQGITAAGSGCKAALAAERWLSHHNLATRVQREQVEPAVAERPVNVDVTTEATYDPQGLWQKGSFALRKLYHDSAKPLLVIYTSPSCGPCHVLKPQLQRVIQELAGSAQAVVIDIEADQEIAEQAGVNGTPTVQLFHNKAMVKQWRGVKQRSEFKAAIEACLQTPA